In one window of Polaromonas naphthalenivorans CJ2 DNA:
- a CDS encoding putative Na+/H+ antiporter — translation MTAPTLIQIIGATLFGLAVLHTFSTKFFEHLAHAQPRHAGIWHLLGEVEVVFGFWAMVLMLFMFSISGKQEATAYLDSRNFTEPMFVFAIMVIAGTRPILQVAAASVRFIARYMPLPRGMAMYFLVLAFVPMLGSFITEPAAMTLAALMLRDTLFSQPVSSRLKYVTIGVLFVNISIGGTLTPFAAPPVLMVAAKWNWDTWFMISNFGWKAAVAVVLNAASAMLLLRNQIGHMGKNAPDEQDPVPVSVVWVHLAFLAIVVVFSHHPAVFMGVFLFFMGFTTAYQRYQNPLILREALLVAFFLAGLVVLGGLQQWWLEPVLMGMDANAVFFGATALTAITDNAALTYLGSLVEGLSQEFKVALVAGAVTGGGLTVIANAPNPAGVSILRGSFEHNAIHPLGLLIAALPPTLVAVLAFRIL, via the coding sequence ATGACCGCACCCACACTCATTCAAATCATCGGCGCCACCCTCTTCGGGCTGGCCGTGCTGCACACCTTCTCGACCAAGTTCTTTGAACACCTGGCACACGCCCAGCCGCGACACGCCGGCATCTGGCACCTGTTGGGCGAAGTGGAGGTGGTGTTCGGCTTCTGGGCCATGGTGCTGATGCTGTTCATGTTCTCGATCAGCGGCAAGCAAGAGGCCACCGCCTATCTGGACTCGCGCAACTTCACGGAACCCATGTTTGTGTTCGCCATCATGGTGATCGCGGGCACCCGGCCCATCCTGCAGGTTGCCGCTGCATCGGTGCGTTTCATTGCCCGCTATATGCCGCTGCCCAGGGGCATGGCCATGTACTTCCTGGTGCTGGCCTTTGTTCCCATGCTGGGTTCGTTCATCACCGAACCGGCTGCCATGACGCTGGCCGCCTTGATGTTGCGCGACACGCTGTTTTCGCAGCCGGTCTCGTCCAGGCTCAAGTACGTGACCATCGGGGTGCTGTTCGTGAACATCTCCATCGGCGGCACGCTGACACCCTTTGCCGCACCGCCCGTGCTGATGGTGGCCGCCAAATGGAACTGGGACACCTGGTTCATGATTTCCAACTTTGGCTGGAAGGCTGCCGTTGCCGTGGTGCTGAACGCCGCTTCGGCCATGCTGCTGTTGCGCAACCAGATCGGCCACATGGGGAAGAATGCACCCGACGAACAGGATCCTGTTCCGGTCTCGGTGGTGTGGGTGCATCTGGCGTTTCTGGCCATCGTGGTGGTGTTTTCCCATCACCCCGCCGTGTTCATGGGCGTGTTCCTGTTTTTCATGGGGTTCACCACGGCCTATCAGCGGTACCAGAACCCCTTGATCCTGCGTGAAGCCTTGCTGGTCGCTTTCTTCCTGGCAGGCCTGGTGGTACTGGGTGGATTGCAGCAATGGTGGCTGGAGCCGGTGCTGATGGGAATGGATGCCAATGCCGTATTCTTTGGCGCCACGGCCCTGACCGCCATCACCGACAACGCGGCGCTGACCTACCTCGGATCGCTGGTTGAAGGGCTGAGCCAAGAGTTCAAGGTGGCGCTGGTGGCCGGTGCCGTCACCGGAGGCGGCCTGACAGTGATTGCCAATGCCCCCAATCCCGCCGGTGTCTCCATACTGCGGGGCAGCTTTGAGCACAATGCCATTCACCCTCTGGGCCTGCTGATTGCGGCATTGCCGCCCACGCTGGTGGCGGTGCTGGCTTTTCGCATCCTCTGA
- a CDS encoding sodium:calcium antiporter, protein MNPCLLIWMQFALCVALIGLAGVRLIRCGDAIAALTGLSRSWVGLILIATVTSLPELVTGLSAVTIAASPDMAVGDALGSTVFNLAILAFVDVFYRKNALYCAASHGHLLSAGFGVILLAAAALVLLLTHQGILPSIGHVSWGSVVILMLYALAMRAMYLAEQRHPAPIDAEPPAMSLKAALTGYALASMVIVGSGIWLPLIGVELARLMGWSNSFVGTLFVAFATSVPELATTWGAVRIEAIDMAIANLLGSNLFDVLILAIDDLAYRPGSLYAQVSPIHAVSALSACLMTGAVVVALAYRLVSRVLRIGSWASIALLALYLLNAVLQFLHGK, encoded by the coding sequence GCCGGGGTACGCCTGATACGTTGCGGTGATGCCATTGCAGCGCTCACCGGACTGTCTCGCAGCTGGGTCGGGTTGATCCTGATTGCCACCGTCACCTCCCTGCCGGAACTGGTGACCGGCCTGAGTGCCGTGACCATCGCCGCATCACCTGACATGGCGGTCGGTGATGCCCTGGGCAGCACGGTGTTCAACCTGGCCATCCTGGCTTTTGTGGATGTGTTCTACCGAAAAAATGCGCTGTACTGCGCTGCCAGCCACGGGCACCTGCTGTCGGCAGGATTCGGCGTCATCTTGCTCGCCGCTGCCGCGCTGGTGCTGCTGCTGACCCACCAAGGCATCCTGCCCAGCATCGGTCACGTCAGCTGGGGCAGCGTGGTCATCCTGATGCTGTACGCCTTGGCCATGCGGGCCATGTACCTGGCTGAACAGCGCCATCCCGCTCCAATTGACGCCGAGCCGCCCGCCATGTCCTTGAAGGCCGCCTTGACCGGCTACGCCCTGGCGTCGATGGTGATCGTTGGCAGCGGCATCTGGCTTCCCCTGATCGGGGTGGAGCTGGCCCGGCTGATGGGCTGGTCGAACTCGTTTGTGGGCACCTTGTTCGTGGCTTTCGCCACCTCTGTGCCCGAGCTGGCCACCACTTGGGGGGCCGTGCGCATCGAGGCCATCGACATGGCGATTGCCAATCTGCTGGGCAGCAATCTGTTCGACGTGCTGATTCTGGCCATTGATGACCTGGCCTACCGGCCGGGCAGCCTGTACGCGCAGGTGTCACCCATCCATGCCGTGTCTGCCTTGAGCGCCTGCCTGATGACCGGCGCCGTTGTGGTCGCTCTGGCCTATCGGCTCGTGTCGCGGGTATTGCGCATTGGCAGCTGGGCCAGCATCGCCTTGCTGGCCCTGTACCTGCTCAATGCCGTGCTCCAGTTCCTTCACGGCAAGTAG